Within the Salinimonas marina genome, the region CGGCAGTGTATGTTGCCGAGAAACTCGAAGCTCAGCATTATCCCATGCCGTTGCCGGTTATTGCTGAGAGTCAGACAGCCCGCGATGCCTTTCATCAACTACCCCATGTGAGCCGAATTCTTGACCTGGCTTCGGCAGCGGATGCGACCTTTGTGGGGATCGGTAATCTGGGCCGCACCTCACCTCTGGCGGTGGATGGGTTTGTCGATGAGCAAGCATTGGAAGAGCTGGAAAGCCGCGGCGGGGTTGGCGAGGTCATCAGCTGGGTATACAACGCCGAAGGCGCGGTCATGCCTTGTGATATCAACTCGCGGGTGACCAGTGTGCCGCTTAAAGCGGCTACCGAGCGTCCGGTGGTGGGTATTGCTGCGGGTCAGCATAAATGCGCAGCCATTGTCGGAGCTCTGCGCAGCCGGCTCATTAATGCATTGATTACCAATGAATACACCGCCAGGCAAGTACTTAATCTTTGTTCTTAAGTGATGCTCTTCAGGCAAAATTTAGCGGCGGCAATATAAAGCACCGGGGTTAAATCAGACTTCCCTGAAAAGGCCGGACCCCGGCCCTTGCTAACCACAGGAATTAGTCACTTATCGGTTCGGCGGTGACCGCCGGCTCGCCCAGCACTTCCAGCTCGTCCACCCGTTGCAGTCCACGTGGTAGTTTGTTGCCACGCCGCCCACGCTCACCGTAGTAATGTTCAAGGTCGGCCGGCGACAGGGTCATATTGCGTTTACCTGCATGCACCCGTACCGAGGCCGCTTTAGGCACCACCGCAATGACTTTGACAAATTCTTCCCGGCTTTTGACTTTGGCAGAAGGGATATTGATAATTTTGTTCCCCTTGCCTTTGCCCAGACTGGGTAAGTCTTTCAGCGGAAAGATCAGCATGCGGCCTTCATTGGAGATGGCCAGACACAGATCCGTGGCCAGATCGCCCACCGGTCGCGGCGGCAATACCTGCGCGGAGGCTGGCAAGCTCAGATAAGCTTTACCGGCTTTGTTTTTACTGATCATATCGCCAAACTTACCCACAAACCCATACCCGGCATCAGAGGCCAGTAAGAATGGCTGCTCTTCTGCGCTCATGAGCACATGGGTAAACTGTTCGCCGCCCACCAGGTTAAAACGACCGGTTAATGGCTCACCCTGACTGCGGGCCGAGGGCAGTGCATGCGCATCACAGGCAAAGGTGCGTCCGGAGCTGTCCATAAATACCGCAGGCTGGTTACTGCGTCCTGAAGCACTGGCTTTGTAATTATCGCCGGCTTTGTAATTGAGCCCCTGGACATCCACATCATGACCTTTGGCGCAGCGCGCCCAGCCTTTTTCAGATAACACCACCGTGACCGCTTCGCTGGGGATTAGCTCTTTTTCTGAC harbors:
- a CDS encoding sugar-binding transcriptional regulator → MSRKTLDQQRLDDAARAGWLYYVAGATQDDIARQLNISRQTAQRLVALAISEGLVKVRLEHPVASCMELANALKQRFGLQFCDVVPSVNEDPHSTLGLGQAGASAIERLLRDPDTRTIAFGTGRVLRACADELNIQQCPNHKIISLVGNIANDGAATRYDAAVYVAEKLEAQHYPMPLPVIAESQTARDAFHQLPHVSRILDLASAADATFVGIGNLGRTSPLAVDGFVDEQALEELESRGGVGEVISWVYNAEGAVMPCDINSRVTSVPLKAATERPVVGIAAGQHKCAAIVGALRSRLINALITNEYTARQVLNLCS